A single window of Sander lucioperca isolate FBNREF2018 chromosome 22, SLUC_FBN_1.2, whole genome shotgun sequence DNA harbors:
- the foxl3 gene encoding forkhead box L3 produces MFDNSNYPFNCFNYDGDGYPSSSTDEEKKMCRPAYSYIALIAMAIQQSPEQRVTLSGIYEFIMKRFPYYRSNQRAWQNSIRHNLSLNSCFIKVPRTEGNEKGKGNYWTFATGCESMLDLFENGNFRRRRRRRNMKISLRDSGETPFHPLESHSNQHVPSARHLEPDSTLCPLNPERPRPGPRQNHLIPNPTQQGKPESEIKFSIDYILSTPDPPLPGFRSSHGPVHIGPTGPPIHVLEPQHLNLHFWTL; encoded by the exons ATGTTTGATAACTCCAACTACCCCTTCAACTGTTTTAACTACGATGGAGACGGATACCCTTCCTCCAGCACAGACGAAGAGAAGAAAATGTGTAGACCCGCTTACAG CTACATAGCTCTGATAGCCATGGCCATCCAGCAGAGCCCCGAGCAGCGGGTCACTCTGTCGGGCATCTACGAGTTCATCATGAAGAGATTTCCTTACTACCGCTCCAACCAGAGAGCCTGGCAGAACTCCATAAGACACAACCTGTCTCTCAACAGCTGCTTCATCAAG GTTCCTCGGACAGAGGGCAATGAGAAGGGAAAAGGAAACTACTGGACTTTTGCCACTGGCTGTGAATCCATGCTCGACCTTTTTGAAAACGGCAATTTTCGACGTCGCCGGCGCAGGAGGAACATGAAAATCAGCTTACGTGATTCAGGAGAAACCCCTTTCCACCCTTTGGAGAGCCACAGCAATCAGCACGTACCCTCAGCTCGGCACCTGGAACCCGACTCCACCCTCTGCCCTTTGAACCCTGAGAGGCCGAGGCCGGGCCCCCGGCAAAACCACCTCATCCCTAACCCCACCCAGCAGGGCAAACCAGAGTCAGAGATCAAGTTTAGTATTGACTACATCCTATCCACTCCAGATCCACCCCTGCCTGGGTTCAGATCCTCTCACGGCCCCGTTCACATAGGGCCCACAGGGCCTCCCATACATGTCCTGGAGCCACAACATCTGAACCTGCACTTCTGGACTCTGTAA